One window of Medicago truncatula cultivar Jemalong A17 chromosome 2, MtrunA17r5.0-ANR, whole genome shotgun sequence genomic DNA carries:
- the LOC11433867 gene encoding tRNA (cytosine(38)-C(5))-methyltransferase 2 isoform X1 encodes MVKEMQRVLEFYSGIGGMRYSLMKAQVNAEVIEAFEINNIANDVYQHNFSHRPYQGNIQCLTATDLDKYGADAWLLSPPCQPYTRQGLQKDTGDARAFSFLQILELIPFLLQPPSMLFVENVVGFETSDTHAKLIEILEKTNFITQEFILSPLQFGIPYSRPRYFCLAKRKPSSFLNGCLNRQLIQSPRPLFEHFNTAPKEDDLSLEDSQNLLQSCQPIEKFLVLKNPNSDTNVESAASTTSLSNDTSRTSGTDNDHEYDTLDKYYVHPSLLERWGSAMDVVYPDSKRCCCFTKSYYRYVKGTGSLLATVQPVKRDKTSLKEQCLRYFTPREVANLHSFPEDFEFPEHISLKQRYALLGNSLSIAVVASLLQYLFTEA; translated from the exons ATGGTGAAAGAGATGCAGAGAGTTCTCGAGTTCTACAGTGGAATCGGCGGCATG AGATACTCTTTGATGAAAGCACAAGTAAACGCGGAAGTAATTGAAGCATTTGAAATTAATAACATTGCTAATGATGTTTATCAACACAACTTTTCTCATCGTCCTTACCAG GGAAATATTCAATGTTTAACTGCTACTGATCTAGACAAATATGGTGCCGATGCATGGCTCCTTTCCCCTCCCTGCCAACCTTACACGCGACAAG GTCTTCAGAAGGACACTGGTGATGCACGggcattttcttttcttcagaTTCTTGAGCTCATCCCATTCTTATTGCAGCCTCCAAGTATGTTATTTGTGGAAAATGTTGTCGGATTTGAG ACATCTGATACACATGCAAAACTGATTGAAATCCtggaaaaaacaaattttatcacACAGGAGTTCATTCTGAGCCCTTTACAGTTTGGAATCCCATATTCTAGGCCTCGTTATTTTTGTCTG GCTAAGAGGAAACCGTCATCTTTTCTAAATGGTTGTTTGAACCGTCAGCTAATTCAATCTCCAAGACCATTATTTGAGCATTTTAATACAGCTCCAAAGGAAGATGATTTATCACTAGAGGACAGTCAAAATTTGTTGCAGTCATGTCAACCTATTGAGAAATTTCTCGTATTGAAGAATCCTAACAGCGATACAAATGTTGAATCTGCGGCTTCAACGACCAGTCTGTCTAATGACACTTCTAGAACTTCAGGGACAGATAATGATCATGAATATGACACTTTAGACAAGTATTATGTTCACCCAAGCCTGTTAGAAAGGTGGGGGAGTGCTATGG ATGTTGTCTATCCTGATTCAAAGCGCTGCTGCTGTTTCACGAAAAGTTATTACAGATATGTGAAGGGAACTGGCTCCCTTTTGGCTACTGTTCAG CCAGTGAAGAGGGACAAAACATCACTCAAGGAGCAGTGTCTTAGATACTTTACACCGAGAGAG GTTGCAAACCTACATTCTTTTCCTGAAGATTTCGAGTTTCCAGAACACATTAGTCTCAAACAACG GTATGCATTGCTAGGAAACAGTTTAAGCATAGCTGTTGTTGCTTCCTTACTTCAGTATCTTTTCACCGAAGCTTAG
- the LOC11433867 gene encoding tRNA (cytosine(38)-C(5))-methyltransferase 2 isoform X2, which translates to MVPMHGSFPLPANLTRDKKDTGDARAFSFLQILELIPFLLQPPSMLFVENVVGFETSDTHAKLIEILEKTNFITQEFILSPLQFGIPYSRPRYFCLAKRKPSSFLNGCLNRQLIQSPRPLFEHFNTAPKEDDLSLEDSQNLLQSCQPIEKFLVLKNPNSDTNVESAASTTSLSNDTSRTSGTDNDHEYDTLDKYYVHPSLLERWGSAMDVVYPDSKRCCCFTKSYYRYVKGTGSLLATVQPVKRDKTSLKEQCLRYFTPREVANLHSFPEDFEFPEHISLKQRYALLGNSLSIAVVASLLQYLFTEA; encoded by the exons ATGGTGCCGATGCATGGCTCCTTTCCCCTCCCTGCCAACCTTACACGCGACAAG AAGGACACTGGTGATGCACGggcattttcttttcttcagaTTCTTGAGCTCATCCCATTCTTATTGCAGCCTCCAAGTATGTTATTTGTGGAAAATGTTGTCGGATTTGAG ACATCTGATACACATGCAAAACTGATTGAAATCCtggaaaaaacaaattttatcacACAGGAGTTCATTCTGAGCCCTTTACAGTTTGGAATCCCATATTCTAGGCCTCGTTATTTTTGTCTG GCTAAGAGGAAACCGTCATCTTTTCTAAATGGTTGTTTGAACCGTCAGCTAATTCAATCTCCAAGACCATTATTTGAGCATTTTAATACAGCTCCAAAGGAAGATGATTTATCACTAGAGGACAGTCAAAATTTGTTGCAGTCATGTCAACCTATTGAGAAATTTCTCGTATTGAAGAATCCTAACAGCGATACAAATGTTGAATCTGCGGCTTCAACGACCAGTCTGTCTAATGACACTTCTAGAACTTCAGGGACAGATAATGATCATGAATATGACACTTTAGACAAGTATTATGTTCACCCAAGCCTGTTAGAAAGGTGGGGGAGTGCTATGG ATGTTGTCTATCCTGATTCAAAGCGCTGCTGCTGTTTCACGAAAAGTTATTACAGATATGTGAAGGGAACTGGCTCCCTTTTGGCTACTGTTCAG CCAGTGAAGAGGGACAAAACATCACTCAAGGAGCAGTGTCTTAGATACTTTACACCGAGAGAG GTTGCAAACCTACATTCTTTTCCTGAAGATTTCGAGTTTCCAGAACACATTAGTCTCAAACAACG GTATGCATTGCTAGGAAACAGTTTAAGCATAGCTGTTGTTGCTTCCTTACTTCAGTATCTTTTCACCGAAGCTTAG